atttatactgtgtactactctgtatttatactgtgtactgtagtatttatactgtgtactactctgtatttatactgtgtactgcagtatttatactgtgtactactctgtatttatactgtgtactgcagtatttatactgtgtactgtgtacaggaaccatttctactgacAGTTTGTTTATAATATGTATTGATTATGTGCGTGTGTATTTATTGATACTCTGATagtagtatatatatatttatagtaattatatatatatagtaattatatatatatagtaattatatatatagtaattatatatagtaattatatatatatagtaattatatatatatagtaattatatatatagtaattatatatagtaattatatatatatagtaattatatatatagtaattatatatatatagtaattatatatatatagtaattatatatagtaattatatatatatagtaattatATATAGTAATTATTTGTTAgattaaaactgaaatgatgaaacTCAAAGCGACTGTCATGTGACTCAATAATAAAttctgactttaatttgatccGTAACAGTTAACGGGTGAAATAACCGAtcatgaagaaagttgtttatgatTGTTTTGTTGATCAGATTAATTAACAGACgtttaaatagaaaaacagattaaatatcAAACTCAGGTGATGAACTAGATTTGAATCTGTATGCGTCAGATCAGTccgatcagctgcagcgtctaatcaataactgatatccaataagggggcgtgtcggGGTCCTCGCTCAGAGCAACATAAGAGCTTTGAGACGACCTTCAAAATGGCGGACCGAAACGACTTCCTGTTCAAGCGAGGAGTGATCAAAGAGACTTGAGATGAACGTCTGGAGtttaaacaacaaatcaaacttGTTTATATGAGCCTGATGCTAATCAATCAATAACGTTAATAATGTTTCACATCATCCAGCACTTTATAAAAGCTTCAGGCACAATTATAGGAAGTAGCGGCTTGtagtgtgatgtcatcagtgcCCAGCTCCACCCCCGATGGCCTGTCCAATCACAGCAGACTTTAATGACAATATCCCCCTAAAACCTCAAACTGGTCCTGAACAATTTTTTCATTCACACTTTTAAGAAGTGTGCCATCATGGCGTGCAGGGGGTGGAGCCTGCCGGCAGCAGGTGTCCGTCAGGTGAGTCAGCGTCGGGCCCTGCGCCAGCTGAGCCTCTCTCCTGGCTGAGGGGGGCGGAGCCTGCGGTGTTGGCGGTGACGTCTGCGGAAACCTGGCGGTTGAAGGCTGTCGATCCGACACTGGAGCCATCGGCTTCACTCTCCGTCCAGCAGGACTCGCTGTCTGAGGTGGAGGATAGTCGGCTCCTCCCCCAGCGGCCATTGGCTCGAGCGGCGGCGCTCAGCTGGATGGCCAGTGAGCTCTGACTGGTCGACGTGGTGCGATGAGATGAGGCACCgctggagctgaaggaggagCGCAGGTCCTTCTCCTGCAGCCGCAGCACGGCGCGCAGTAGTGGCACGTAGCGGCCGATGGCGGCACGGTATTTGGGGTGTGTGATGGCATAGATGATGGGGTTGTGGATGGCAGAGGCCTTGGCGATGACGGCAGGAACTGAGTTCATGTAGGGCGTCAGCAGGTGGGCATAGCCAACCGTGGCCGTCAGAGCCACCACCGAGTACGGCGACCAGGacacaacaaacagcaggaTGACTCCCAGAGCCACTTTGGCCAGTCGCCACTCACTGCGCAGACGTTCATACGCCTTGTTGGTTCCTCCACAGTTCAGCTGCCGGACCTCCCGGCCGGCACGCCGCACTGCACGAAAGATGGTGAAGTAGCAGCTGGTGATGAGGCCCAGAGGGATGAAGAAGACAAAGGCGAACAGCAAGATTGTGTAGGTGCGCACAGCGGCGGTGAAGCTCATGTAGTCCCAGCTGCAGGACGTCTGCAGGCCTTCAGGGACGTAAGCGCTCCAGCCAAAGAATGGTGGCAGACTCCAGCCCAGAGAGTACAACCACACTGCCGCCATCACCACCAACACCTGGCGGTGACTCACCCCGCCAAGCAGGGCCAAAGGCCGCGTGATAGCAAGGCAGCGGTCCACTGCAATGGCTGTCAGTGTCATCATGGAGGTGATGCCGAACAGCGCTCCGCAGAAGGCATACAGCTCGCAGGCGAGCTCCCCGAACACCCAGCGGCGGTGCAGGCTGGCAATAAAGAAGACAGGGGACTGTGTCAGAGACATCAGGAAGTCAGTGGCTGCCAAGTTGACCACCAGCAGGTTGCTAGGCGACCGCAGCGTGCGACTGCAGCAGAACACATAGATGACCAGGCCATTTCCCAGCATGCCCGTCACCCCCACCAACAGGATGACAGAGCCGATGATGTAGTGGGCGTGGTCAGGCACGTCTACGGTGGGGAACAGGTGAGGTGGCTGCAACTGAGTCCGCTGTGTGGGGGTGTGGtcaggcaggaggaggagcttcGACATCCTGCTGTGATGGTGATCGCTCAGAAAGGAGCTGCAATTTCCCCCCAAAGTGCAAAGAG
This sequence is a window from Thunnus albacares chromosome 12, fThuAlb1.1, whole genome shotgun sequence. Protein-coding genes within it:
- the opn4.1 gene encoding melanopsin-like, producing MSQHHPTRTSLCTLGGNCSSFLSDHHHSRMSKLLLLPDHTPTQRTQLQPPHLFPTVDVPDHAHYIIGSVILLVGVTGMLGNGLVIYVFCCSRTLRSPSNLLVVNLAATDFLMSLTQSPVFFIASLHRRWVFGELACELYAFCGALFGITSMMTLTAIAVDRCLAITRPLALLGGVSHRQVLVVMAAVWLYSLGWSLPPFFGWSAYVPEGLQTSCSWDYMSFTAAVRTYTILLFAFVFFIPLGLITSCYFTIFRAVRRAGREVRQLNCGGTNKAYERLRSEWRLAKVALGVILLFVVSWSPYSVVALTATVGYAHLLTPYMNSVPAVIAKASAIHNPIIYAITHPKYRAAIGRYVPLLRAVLRLQEKDLRSSFSSSGASSHRTTSTSQSSLAIQLSAAARANGRWGRSRLSSTSDSESCWTESEADGSSVGSTAFNRQVSADVTANTAGSAPLSQERGSAGAGPDADSPDGHLLPAGSTPCTP